In the genome of Chiroxiphia lanceolata isolate bChiLan1 chromosome 5, bChiLan1.pri, whole genome shotgun sequence, the window TACCCGCGGCCAAAGCCGCCCCGCGCCAGCCGGGCCCGCTTCGAGGggctcccgccgccccctcaCCTGTACATCTTCTGCGCTACCGTCAGCGACAGGTCGAACGTCGCCCCGGCCGCCGATCGCACGCTCTCGGGGAACATCTCCGTGAGCCCCCACAGCCGCTCCGCCAGCGTCTCGTCCAGCTGCGGGCGGCACCAGCCTGTCAGGCCctgccgcccggccccgcggggtcaccgcgcccgcccggcccgcccggcccgccccgccgccgcccgctcTGATACCTCCTCGTCgtcctcctcttcttcctccagctcgTCTTCCAGCTCCTCGGCCTTGCCCGCGCCGcccttgggcagcagctcctccgGGGACAGGGACGCCGCGGCCGCCATCGCCACCAGACAGGACGGAGGGGAGCGGCGGGCGGAGCGCCGCCGGAAGCGGGGcggcgctcccgccgcccggTCCGGGCGAGGCAGCGGCCCCTGGCGGCGCGGAGGAACGATGGCCACTCCCCCCGCCCGGCCGCCCCAGCGCAGCGCGACCCGACACAAACACCCACAGAACCGTGTTTTAAAGGCGAGGTTTTATGTAGATTATGCAAAACCCTCGAGAACGAGCAACTCCAGCATCCCCCTCGCCCAAGGCAGGCGGTGAGGCTTGTACGAGCCTCCGCGGGCTCCCCGTGGAGGGACAGGCTGGAGGGGGCAGGGGTTTCCCTGCCTTCCTAAGGCAAGGAGGAGCCCGCACGGAGAGGGATCTTCTCCACTGCCCTTGTCCGGCTGCCTTGGAGAGAAGGGTATCTATGCTGGGCTGCTGCAAGGTAAAGTGCTCTGAGAAAAAACGTGTTAATTTTAACAGTGCTGCGGTGCCAAACCAACCATCAGCAGCATCACGGCACCGCACAATGCTGGAGGCATCTCGTCACTCTTGGTCCCATGAAACAAAGTACCTACACACAGTACCAACGTGGCTGGGAGGCCCAAGCTGGCCCTGGCATCCTGTGCACCAAGACCCAGAGCCAGCCCCATTCTCCAGCCACCTCTTCTTCACTTCCTCCTCCGGCTGTGCTGcttcagctcctccagctccttctccatcAGGTGGGACTCAGCGGTGGTCTCGGAGAGCTGCAACGCACGGCAAATGATGACAAGAGTGAGTTAAAAGCTTGTGAGGCTTCTCTGACTTCACATCATAGTTGAGATTTACCACTGCAAGCCAGGACCTGCAGAAGGGAATTTGTTCCTTTCGAGCAAGGGGGAAGCTGCCATGTCACACTTCACTGAGATCACCCGGAAAACCTGGAGAGCAGCTAGGATTTCTGCTCAGTGCTCCAGCCACAAAAGCCACTTGCCAGTTTCAAAACACGTGAAGagtaaggaaggaaaataaaggaatgagTATTTGTCCAGACTGACATAAAGGCTAAATCACTTAATAGATGGAGAAGACACATGTGTTCTATTTCACTGAAAGTCTCTCCAGATTTTAAGCACAAAAGTTGTGATCTTAGGATAAGGCTGAATTTTGGTTTATTTAGGGCTTGGGAATTCTTTCATTCACAGGTTTAAACACAGAACAGATGTCATGTCCCTCGTGACAGCAGATGGAAGCTTTAATCCTCTGTGACCAGAGAGGGTGGCTATAACTCAGTTTCACAGTTAGGGCAGAGGCCAGAGTGGCAAGAAAAATGCCATTCTCCGTGcagaaggggaaagaggagaCACGGTGCTTGCAGGTGCTCCCTTCTCCTCAGCCACAGCATTCACAACAAGCTCTGGTGCAGGGGGaacctttctctctcctcacagAGCAGATCAAGCTCTACTCCCACAGTCACTTCACTGTTACATGAACGCTGCACAGCAGGGTAAGGCAGAAAGCAAGGTGCAGTGGGAGCAGCCTCCTTCAGCAGTCCCAGCACCCTTCACTTGGGCCCTTCACCGAGGAATCTCCACTGCTATGGGCAGGCAGGAATAGGGTGAAGACTCACCATGTCCAGCAGAATATCCACTTTCAGCCGAAGGaggttgttttcttcctctagCTGCTGGTTCCGTTTGCGCAAGCGCTGCAATTCCCTGCGATCTCCTGTGAAGC includes:
- the TOMM22 gene encoding mitochondrial import receptor subunit TOM22 homolog, with the translated sequence MAAAASLSPEELLPKGGAGKAEELEDELEEEEEDDEELDETLAERLWGLTEMFPESVRSAAGATFDLSLTVAQKMYRFSRAALWIGTTSFMILVLPVVFETEKLQMEQQQQLQQRQILLGPNTGLSGGMPGALPPLSGKI